In Paenibacillus larvae subsp. larvae, the following proteins share a genomic window:
- the iolG gene encoding inositol 2-dehydrogenase, whose protein sequence is MFMLQVGIIGAGRIGKLHAANIQQMSHVRVRAISDVCISGLDNWASELNIPVITNDYRDLLNDPDIQAVFICSPTSTHASIIQEAAEAGKHIFCEKPISFSVETTRQALEAVEKAGIKMQVGFNRRFDLNFKKARDVVQAGTIGIPHLLRITSRDPEPPSPEYVSKSGGLFMDMTIHDFDMARYVMQSEVVEVYAQGANLIDPKIGELNDIDTAVINLRFANGALGVIENSRKAVYGYDQRLEAFGSKGCVSINNERPSTAVVATSDGVEMDKPLFFFLERYTQAYIQEVRDFVRSILFNEPIVCNANDGLQAERIARAAKESLVCRHPVTLELKTPVINT, encoded by the coding sequence ATGTTTATGCTTCAAGTTGGGATTATCGGTGCGGGACGAATTGGAAAACTTCATGCAGCTAATATTCAGCAAATGAGTCATGTACGTGTACGTGCCATTTCGGATGTATGTATTTCAGGGCTGGATAACTGGGCTTCTGAATTAAACATCCCCGTTATAACGAATGATTACCGTGACTTATTAAATGACCCGGATATTCAGGCAGTTTTTATCTGTTCGCCAACCAGCACTCATGCTTCGATCATTCAAGAGGCCGCTGAAGCAGGTAAACACATATTTTGCGAAAAACCAATTAGTTTCTCTGTGGAAACAACAAGACAGGCTTTGGAAGCAGTTGAAAAAGCCGGAATCAAGATGCAGGTCGGCTTTAACCGGCGTTTTGACCTTAATTTCAAAAAAGCACGGGATGTTGTACAGGCGGGCACGATTGGAATTCCACATTTGCTGCGCATAACATCCCGTGACCCTGAACCGCCTTCACCTGAATATGTGTCCAAATCGGGCGGTCTGTTCATGGATATGACGATACATGATTTCGACATGGCCCGTTATGTCATGCAAAGTGAAGTGGTTGAAGTCTACGCACAGGGGGCCAATCTGATCGACCCGAAAATTGGAGAGTTAAACGATATTGACACAGCTGTGATCAACCTTCGTTTTGCTAATGGTGCATTAGGTGTTATAGAAAACAGCCGCAAGGCAGTGTATGGCTATGATCAACGTTTGGAAGCTTTCGGTTCAAAAGGGTGTGTATCTATAAACAATGAACGCCCGTCTACAGCCGTTGTAGCAACCTCTGACGGAGTAGAGATGGATAAGCCGCTTTTTTTCTTTTTGGAACGGTATACACAGGCCTATATCCAGGAAGTTCGGGACTTCGTCCGTTCTATCCTATTTAACGAACCTATCGTATGTAATGCCAACGATGGATTACAGGCTGAAAGAATAGCCCGGGCGGCAAAAGAATCACTTGTTTGCCGGCACCCCGTTACTCTTGAACTCAAAACACCGGTTATAAACACATAA